ACATTGTTTTTAAAAATTTATCGAAAAGAGGTTTGAGCTCCTTTTCAGCCTTCCATCCATAATGATCACTTGCCGAAGCAAATATACTACTAAAGAAATCAAAAGCCATAACAAGATCTTCTTCGACCCAATTATCAGAGATACCTGCAAAATTAGTGAAACCATTTTCAGTTTGTTTTACATAATCATTCATCACTCGCGCATGGGAATGTGTATGTTGAGAGCTGAGACGGTACATTGTTTTATATTGGCCACTCCGATTAACCTCTTCTGCCATTTCTCCCAATGACTTGTCAGACCAGTTGTAGCCCTTGTATTTGTATTTATCTTGGACTTGTTTTGCCATTTTTTTAACTTCAGAAATAGAGACGTCTCCATTTTTTGGTTTTAAAGCACGTTGCTCGAGTTGAAGTAATAGTTCTGGTTTTTGTTCTGCATAATTAAACATTTTCTCTCTCAATATCCAATCAAAACCGTAATAACGGTATGCTCGTTCATCAGTAGGGTCTTTTAGGATATATAAAAGTGTAATTAAAAGTTCAAATATTGTTCTGTTCAAGATTGAGGCATCTTCGCCGTATCCTCCTTCGCAAAGAGCCATGATAGCTGAATGTGTTTTATAGGATTTTGCCAAAGTGAATGCAACAAGAGCATCTTTTGGTCCTATGTTTCGAATTTCCCTTTCGAGATAATCATCTACCAGTAACTTGAGTTGATGGTTAAAGCTAAAGAGATCTTTGTAGGAAGTGCTTATAACATTTTTTGTACGATAGTTAGACGCATCTTCTTCGCTAACGACCCACTCACGTCCCTTTTTTTCGGCCTTTAACTTTCCTTCACCTATTAATCTACGGATGTAAGAATCATCGTTATAGCCAAGTATCTTCGCAAGGTCTCGAGTGTTATAGTATCGCATATTAAAAATAATACACTCTTTGTATTTACTTGTCAACGGTCACCGTGTACTAGATTGCGTGTACTGAATAATATTTTGACGTCCTAGCATGTTTTTTGATCTCTGCGATCTTTACCGAATACCTCCATATATAGAAACGAATTGATTTCCTTCAAGTAGCCTTTGAAAACTGTAAGTTGTAAAATTAACTCAGCCTGAGCTGTAATATAGTAGTGAAGACCGATTTTAATTTTGGAAATAAGAGATAAATCGGGATCGAGTAGATATTGTTTGATATACTCGTCCTGGCTAAACAGGTTCGAGCCAATTACGGTTACCAGCTCACAAATCCTTTTTAAACCAATCCCCTAGTGGTTTTTTACTGTTTGGATAGTAATTGTAGTTTATAAATATTTCAGAATTACTTTTTATATTTTTAATAGCTTTAATTATCAATTTCTTGTTTTTGTAATCATATAAATATCTTGCGTTTGGTGAATAGGAATGGTTATATAAACTTGCAGTTCCTAGAGCTATGACAAAGTGTTTATTTGTATATTCAAAGTAATAGTAATAAAGATTAGTTTTTTTGATATGTTTAAAATCTTTAATAGGTAATAAAATAAGTGGGGCAATTTCTATTATCTCACCTTTTTTAATGTTTTCTTTTGAGAATACACCACTACCATTGATTGTTTCAGATTGTTTGATCGTTATTTTTTGCATCATCAATTGTGTTAATAAATATCCTTTTTAATGTTTCGGTAAAGTCAACACCATACATATCAAGAATTATTGAATATGTTGCGTGGGTTTCTTTGGTCGGACCAAAAAAAGGGTTACAATTAGGGTCAATTACGTAAATTCTTCCCGATGCATCAATTCTTAAGTCTATTCTTGCATAGTCTGACATTTTTAAAATATCAAACGTTTTTCTAACATATTCTTTTAAATTGTCTTGTTCATATTTAATATACTCAATAGTTTTCCAATTTTTCCATTTTTTATTAAAAGTAACAACATCACCTTCTGTGTCGTTGTTCGTTTTTCTTTGTACACAGTAGACTTTTGTATTGGAACCGTCAAGAACAGATGCAGTAACTTCAATTCCAGCTATAAACTCGTCAACTAAAATTGGTTGCCTAAATTTATCAATTAAATATTTTAGTTTGTTTCTTAATTGTTTCTCATTCCTGCAAATACTATCCTCGTCAACACCAATACTACTATGTTCGTGATTTAATTTTGGAAACAAAGGGTATCTCAAATTGTGATCTATACTTTCTGTATGAGAAGTAAAAAGTTGATGATTTGGTACTGGTACACCACCAGACTCAAGCAGTTTATACATTAAATATTTGTTTGTACCAATTGACCAACCAAGAGTGCCAGAACCAGTATACGGAATATTTAGAATCTCATATAGTCCAATAACTGAGGCCCCAAGTGTTGACTCTCCTCTTACACTATCTACTAAATTTAATATCATCGATGGATTGTATTTTTTTAAGTTAGCAGCAATACTTTCATCGCAAGGGAGGCAGACAACATCAATCCCCATATTTAGGGCATATTTTGCAATATCATTAGCATAGATGTCTGCACCTTCTTCAGACACATATTCCTCTTCAGTTTTAAAATATTCTCTTTTTACATCAGAATACACAATTGCAACTTTTTTAGGTAATCTTATTTTTTCTTGATCAGTCATCTTAATATCCCCATTCCCTCATTGTATTTTGAAGCATTCTTTTAAGCAGTGTTTTAAACGGAACACCATAATCCTCTAAGGTTTTAGTCATTTCACATTCCCAACTTGGTGGACCAAAATGACAATTTGCATTGGCATCAATGAAATAGTATTTTCCCATTCTGTCCATTCTTACATCAAATTTGCCATAGTCTGACATTCTGGCAATTTTAAAGGCTTTTTTAACTAAAGCATCAAGTAAAGGATCATGATATTTTTCATACTTTAAATATTTTTTATATTCTGAAGGTTCATACATCCAACAAAGATCATAGTCTAAAAATTCATGTCCTGTTTTGTTGTTTGGAAGTTTAATTTTTCTTTCTATTGAATATACTTTTTTGTTTACAGATTCAAAAGTAAAAATTGCAAATTCTCGTCCATCAATAAATTCTGAGACCAGTACGTCCTGTTCATAATACTTATTTAATAGATACTTTAATTGACGTCTTAAATCTTTTTCATTTTCTACAACAGATTTTCTAGTTATTTCTACATTACTGTGTTCTTCATTAAGTTTTAAAATCAAGGGAAACTTTAAAGACGGGTCTAGAGGTGTTTTGGCAGATGTCATTAATTGAAAAGGGGGTACTGGTATGCCATGTTGTGACAAAAGTGCATATATCAAATACTTGTTGCACCCTAGAGAAAAACCTAGAATATCAGCACCAGTATATGGGATTTCAAGAAGTTCAAGTGTCGCAGGGATAGTTGCGCCCAGATAGTCATAACCTTTAACTGTTGTAACCAAATTAATTGCCATATCTGGTTTTTCTTTTTGTAGGTTCTTGGCAATATCAGAGTCCCCTTTTATATAACAAACGTCAACACCAAGGGACTTAAGAAATGGTCCAAAAGCGTAGGCTTCTTTGTCAGAACCATCTACTGTATAGAATTCTTCTACGGTGTAGTAATATTCTCTCTTTGCATCTGTGTATATAATTGCAACTTTTTTGGGAAGCTTTCCACCATTCTGATTGTGTTTAGCAATTAGGCTTCTGGTGTTAGGAGAATTAACTATATCTTTCATTTTATTAAATGATGTATGAATATTTATATATATTTTGATAGAATATACAAGTAGTAAACAGATTGGTCATTTTAACCAACAAATTATAAACCTTAAGTTTTAATTTGCGACTATGACAAACTAAAGTTTGTTTATTTGCGAAACAAGTTTCGCGACTATAGGTAAATGGATATACCGACTCCCTTCTAAGGAGCAATTCTAGGTTCGATTCCTAGTAGTCGCACACTGTGACACTTTTCTTGACACTTGTTCCACTTCAACTTACAATCTTAAAATAACTCAAATGAAACGAATTAAGCGAATAATGCTCAAGCTTACAGGAGAGCTTTTTGAAAAAGAGTTACAAAATATAAGTTTTGAAAGATATGATTTTGTAGCTAAGCAAATCTTAAAGATTCAAGAAGAAGCTAAGGTTCAGATAGGAATTGTTGTTGGTGGTGGCAATATTTTTAGAGGAAGAGAGGCAAATACATCAGTAGATAGGTCAGAGGCTGATGCAGTTGGAATGCTTGCTACAATCTCAAATGGAATTCTTTTAAGAGAGGCTTTAGTACGTCACGGAGCAATTAATGCACGCCTCATGACAGCAATTGACATTCACCAATTCGCAGAACCATATATTAAGAATAAGGCTAGGCATCATTTAGATGAGAACAGGCTTGTGATTATTGCTGGTGGACTTGGAAAACCTTATTTTTCTACAGATTCTGCAGTGGCCCAATACGCAAACGAGATTAATTGTGACATTATTTTTAAAGCAAGCACTATTGACGGAGTTTATGATTCTGATCCAAACAAAAATAGAAATGCAAAAAAGTACAAAAGCCTAACTTATCGTGAAGCCATTAATAAAAATCTAAAAATTTTAGACCAAACCGCTTTTGCTATGTGTGAAGAATCGCAAATACCAATTTTTGTATTTGACGTAAAGAACCTCCATGAACTTCCCAAAGTCATCAAGGGTGATTATTCTATTGGTACACTAATTCATAAATAAAAATAGTTAATGAAGAACCCACGACCTTACGGTCGGGGTTTTTGCAGTGATAAATCTACTGGCTTGCTACAATTTAATGTACAATGAATGTTCGATGAAAAAAATTGTATACCTCTTGCTGTTTTTTATGTTTTTATTTCCTACAAAAACTCTTGCGTATAATCCCTTGTCTGTTCCCAACAATATATATGGAATGGGAATTATCAATCACTCTGATATTGGAGATGTTAAAAATTTAGTAAATTTTAATGGTGGAGACTGGGGTTATGTAAAAGTTGTAATTACTGAAAAAGAAAGAAACAAAGAAGTCTGGCAAAAGTTTTTAGATGATTGCCGAAGAGATAACCTAATACCAATAATTAGAATTGCATCTAATTTCGATGGTAGTAACTGGGAAATTCCTAAACTTGATGAGATTGACAACTGGGTTTCATTTTTTGACTCTTTAAACTGGGTTACCGAGAACAGATATCTAATAATTGGCAATGAACCAAATCATGCAAAAGAGTGGGGAGGGAAAATATCACCTGAAGAATATGCAGTCTATTTAAAGGAGTTTTCTGTAAAACTAAAAAATAGCTCTAATGATTATTTTGTATTAAATGCTGGTTTTGATCAAGATGCTCCAAATGGTAAAAACACTATGGACCAAAGAATTTTTCTTGAGAGAATGGTTAAAGCAAATCCTGATATATTCAACTACGTAGATGGCTGGAATTCACATTCATACCCAAATCCAGCATTCTCAGGATCTGAAAAAGCTACTGGCAGAAGAACAATTAGAGGTTATGAATGGGAGTTAGAATATCTCCAATTTTTACGCGTAACGAAAGATCTACCGATCTTTATTACAGAAACTGGTTGGGTGAGAAATGATAAGAATGTCACCTTAATTGCGGAAAAATTAAAATATGCCTTTGAGCAAGTTTGGTCTAAAGATGAAAAAGTTGTTGCTGTTATTCCATTTATTTTAAATTACCAACAAGAACCATTCTATCAATTTAGTTGGAAGAATAAAGATGGTAGCTACTACCCTATTTATGAAACCATGCAGATGATACAGAAAAAGAAAGGGAATCCAATCCAAAGAATAGAAGGTAATGTTATTTTAAGCTTCTTAAACCCCTTAATGTTTGCAGGTAGAGATCAAAAAGGATTATTTGTTGCAAGAAATACTGGTCAAGCAATATGGAAGCAGTCAGATGCACACGTAATCAATGAACCACTAGATGGGTTTGGTTCACTACTTGATATAAAAATTTCTAATACTAAATTTTCGCCAATTGAGCCCTTCTCTACTGGACTTGTTGTTTATACACTACACATCCAAAACAAAGGATTTGGACAAGAAGCAAGGTTAGGTTTTTTTGTAAAGGGTAAAAAAATAGATGATGTATATAGTGGAAAAATAATAGGGTTTTAATAAAAATCAATCCTACACTGTAAATTCCAAACGATTGGGTAAATGTATATATCCCTTCATATCGTAGTCTGCTGCTCCAATCTTTTTTAATAAGTTGAAATCTTTTTCCACCAAATCTGGCTGATTAATCAAGGAGATGTTGGTTTCGGCAACAAAACCATAGACGCTTGGTGCAATTTTAGACATTGTTATCATTCTACTATCATCCGAATATATTTCCATAATTCTATCAGAATCTGTGTCGCTAAGTCCTAATTCTCTAATTGTTTGCTCGACCAGATCTCTAGATTCGTAAAATTTATCTAATAGTGGTTCCGAAACATGTTCTGCAACTTCACTTACCTTGTTGGGAAGAAATATTTGCCAATCTTTTCCCAATCGTATCTGTCAGTAATAACTATTTCAACTCCTTGTTCCAAAACAACACGTTGACTGTATTGTTCAACCGATTCAATAAATGCTTCCGGAGCATGAAGTTCATATTTAGCACCACCGAAAGCATAACGCAATTCTCTCCATGAAATAATCGATTCTGCATCCAAAGCTGTCTTGAGCCCTTCTGCGCTTTTTAAGTCCCTAAGTGCTCTTTTAGTAAACATATAATCTTTTTCGACTGTAACCTTATCTACAGTATTATTTTGAGAATTGTTAATTGCAGAGGATATCAATTTACTTACAAAACTTTCTGGTGACATTTCAGTTATTTTTTCGAATACAAAGGAAATATCCAGAGGTTTTCCATCACCATATAAATAGTGATCCATTGTCATCCCTGCTTTACCTAAACCCATTTTGTCACTATATTTAATTGCTGTCTCAGCAAAAAGCCAAACCATCGCTAACTTTCTTGATTCATAAACTCTCTCGGGGTCTTTACTTAATTGGGCTTCAGTCAGCTCTTTCGTTACTTTTAAAGCGTTAACAAAATGTGGGTCACTACTTAATTCTACTCCAGCACTTACAGCAATAGCTGCACCAACGCCAAATTTCATTATACTTAAAAAATCTCTACGAGAGAATTTTGATTTTGGTTCTCCAATGCTATCTGCCATAGTGAGCCAAGATGGATTCGAACCATCGACCTTATCCTTAAGAGGGATCTGCTCTACCGCTGAGCTATTGGCCCTTTAAATTTATTTGTATTATAGCATCATTTCTGCCATGCTACCCAAATACCTGTTGTTAGTTTTCTGTTTAAAGATTCTTCCTCTAAAAACAGTTCTCCTGAAGATATTAAACCTTTAAATTTTGCTAATTTCTCTCTTAACATATTTTCTATGGTTACAGGAGAAGTTGACACTGCATAGGCGTTGATAATAAGAAAAAGTGGATTATCAGTTAAAATCTTTGTGACATTATCTAGTAGTTTTGGAAAATCCTTTGTAAAGTTCCAGACTTCTCCGTTTGGACCATGGCCATAGACTGGTGGATCCATAACTATACCGTCATACTTGTTACCTCGTTTAACTTCTCTTTCTACAAATTTCTGACAATCATCTAAAATTAGTCTGCATGGTTTATCAATCAAATTTGAAGTTGTTTGGTTCTCTCTAAACCAAGTAATTGCAGGTTTTGATCCATCTACATGTGTAACCTTAGCTCCACTTGAAAGGGCTACTAAACTAGCTACTCCTGTATAACCAAATAAACTAAGTATGTTTGGTTGTGATTTGGAGTTAGTAATATGTTTTTTCATAATTTCCCACTCAAATTGTTGTTCAGGGAAAATACCTGTATGTTTAAATGGTGTAAGTTTTAAGTTTAATTTTAAATCTCCGTAGTTGATTTGCCAGTTTTTAGGAAATTTATTTTTAATTCTCCATATACCATCAAAAACAGCGTCTGCCTTTTTCCATTCTTCTTCACTTAAACCTTTGGACCACATAACTTCAGGGTCAGGTCGGTCAACAATGTAGTTGCCAAATTTTTCAAGTCTTCTTTTGTTTCCTGTATCTAGTAATTTATAATCCATATTTTTTCTAAAATGTTTGAGCATCATAAAAACCTAACCATCATTCCATCAACTACCTTGGTCGTTAAAGGCATTTCTTGACCGTCAAACTTTGCCCCATTGCCCCATATTTTTGCTAATGTAGTACCTGCTAAAAACTCAGACCCAATCCCACGAGCTACATCCTCAAGTGTATCATTTTCCTTCATAATTACTGGGTTATTTGTGTTAGGTTTCTCTGTTTTCTCAACTAGATAAATAGTTACAAGTTTTAAATTTTGCCAAATAATTTCTTTAAGTTTATTAACACCAATATTTTTATCAGCTGAAATATAAATTAGGTCTTCATATTTGTGACCGATATGTGTATCTGACTTGTTAACAACAAATATTGCATTTTTATATACAATTCTTTGGGAAAAGCTATCTATAATTTGATCCATTGTAACTTTTTCTTTAATAGAAATTCTTCCATTTTTAACTCCAAATTCATACGCAATACCTTTAATGTCATCTAAATTAAAATCTTGTTTTAAATTTGAAACTATTGATAACCCTCCGGAAATTTCTTTTTCAATTCTGACATCTGGTGCTTTTTTGTTAATTCTAATCCCTGCCTTTTCAAGCTCTTTTGATAGATGATCAAAAAAATCAAGCCTGTCTGGATCTGTCATAACCACCAAAAGATCAGCACCTCGAGCAACTGACAAAACTTCCTTACCTCTACCTTTTCCAATTGAAGCACCTTCAATTAACCCCGGAACATCAAGTATTTGAATATAACCATCTCGAAATTTAAGCATTCCTGGAATTACAGAAACTGTTGTAAAGGCATAGGCTGCAATTTTACTTTTTGCATTTGTTAACAAGTTGATAAGAGTGGACTTACCAGCAGATGGTGGCCCAATTAAAACTATTGTTGCATCGCCTTGTTTTTTAACTGCATAACCCCCACCGCCACTTCCCTTACTTTTTGCTGTTGTTTCTACCTCTTTGTCTTTTAACCTCGCTATCTTGGCTCTCATGGCCCCTATGAAACCATTTGTTGCCTTATGGTGTGGAGTTTTCCTAAGTGTTGCCTCAATTTCTTCTATTTGTGCTGCGATATCTGCCATATGAACTATATTATACCCGAGATCAGCTGTATAATGAATTGATTACATAATTTATGAAAAGACAGACAAAAATTATAGTAAAAAACATCTCAATCAGTTTTTCTCAAATAAGTAATGAGGATTATATTTCGTTAACAGATATTGCTCGTTATAAAAACAGAACAGAACCAAAATCTGTTGTCCAGAACTGGATGAGGAATTACAAT
This bacterium DNA region includes the following protein-coding sequences:
- a CDS encoding DUF5677 domain-containing protein: MRYYNTRDLAKILGYNDDSYIRRLIGEGKLKAEKKGREWVVSEEDASNYRTKNVISTSYKDLFSFNHQLKLLVDDYLEREIRNIGPKDALVAFTLAKSYKTHSAIMALCEGGYGEDASILNRTIFELLITLLYILKDPTDERAYRYYGFDWILREKMFNYAEQKPELLLQLEQRALKPKNGDVSISEVKKMAKQVQDKYKYKGYNWSDKSLGEMAEEVNRSGQYKTMYRLSSQHTHSHARVMNDYVKQTENGFTNFAGISDNWVEEDLVMAFDFFSSIFASASDHYGWKAEKELKPLFDKFLKTMSNVNKEVKNV
- a CDS encoding SET domain-containing protein-lysine N-methyltransferase, with product MMQKITIKQSETINGSGVFSKENIKKGEIIEIAPLILLPIKDFKHIKKTNLYYYYFEYTNKHFVIALGTASLYNHSYSPNARYLYDYKNKKLIIKAIKNIKSNSEIFINYNYYPNSKKPLGDWFKKDL
- a CDS encoding ATP-grasp domain-containing protein; its protein translation is MTDQEKIRLPKKVAIVYSDVKREYFKTEEEYVSEEGADIYANDIAKYALNMGIDVVCLPCDESIAANLKKYNPSMILNLVDSVRGESTLGASVIGLYEILNIPYTGSGTLGWSIGTNKYLMYKLLESGGVPVPNHQLFTSHTESIDHNLRYPLFPKLNHEHSSIGVDEDSICRNEKQLRNKLKYLIDKFRQPILVDEFIAGIEVTASVLDGSNTKVYCVQRKTNNDTEGDVVTFNKKWKNWKTIEYIKYEQDNLKEYVRKTFDILKMSDYARIDLRIDASGRIYVIDPNCNPFFGPTKETHATYSIILDMYGVDFTETLKRIFINTIDDAKNNDQTI
- the pyrH gene encoding UMP kinase; translated protein: MKRIKRIMLKLTGELFEKELQNISFERYDFVAKQILKIQEEAKVQIGIVVGGGNIFRGREANTSVDRSEADAVGMLATISNGILLREALVRHGAINARLMTAIDIHQFAEPYIKNKARHHLDENRLVIIAGGLGKPYFSTDSAVAQYANEINCDIIFKASTIDGVYDSDPNKNRNAKKYKSLTYREAINKNLKILDQTAFAMCEESQIPIFVFDVKNLHELPKVIKGDYSIGTLIHK
- a CDS encoding class I SAM-dependent methyltransferase; translation: MMLKHFRKNMDYKLLDTGNKRRLEKFGNYIVDRPDPEVMWSKGLSEEEWKKADAVFDGIWRIKNKFPKNWQINYGDLKLNLKLTPFKHTGIFPEQQFEWEIMKKHITNSKSQPNILSLFGYTGVASLVALSSGAKVTHVDGSKPAITWFRENQTTSNLIDKPCRLILDDCQKFVEREVKRGNKYDGIVMDPPVYGHGPNGEVWNFTKDFPKLLDNVTKILTDNPLFLIINAYAVSTSPVTIENMLREKLAKFKGLISSGELFLEEESLNRKLTTGIWVAWQK
- a CDS encoding 50S ribosome-binding GTPase — encoded protein: MADIAAQIEEIEATLRKTPHHKATNGFIGAMRAKIARLKDKEVETTAKSKGSGGGGYAVKKQGDATIVLIGPPSAGKSTLINLLTNAKSKIAAYAFTTVSVIPGMLKFRDGYIQILDVPGLIEGASIGKGRGKEVLSVARGADLLVVMTDPDRLDFFDHLSKELEKAGIRINKKAPDVRIEKEISGGLSIVSNLKQDFNLDDIKGIAYEFGVKNGRISIKEKVTMDQIIDSFSQRIVYKNAIFVVNKSDTHIGHKYEDLIYISADKNIGVNKLKEIIWQNLKLVTIYLVEKTEKPNTNNPVIMKENDTLEDVARGIGSEFLAGTTLAKIWGNGAKFDGQEMPLTTKVVDGMMVRFL